One window from the genome of Ananas comosus cultivar F153 unplaced genomic scaffold, ASM154086v1, whole genome shotgun sequence encodes:
- the LOC109706040 gene encoding LMBR1 domain-containing protein 2 homolog A-like isoform X2, translated as MHRDWSGSIVGLAMACSNTFGLVTGAFLLGFGLSEIPRNIWRNADWTHRQKVLSHRVAKMALKLDEAHQDFSNAIVVAQATSNQMSKRDPLRPYMDVIDKMLHQMLREDPSFKPSGGRLGENDMDYDTDDKTMAALRRQLRKAREEYYRCKSEYMTYVMEALELEDTIKNYERRDSNGWKYVSSFRPSRSGTLGSFLDIMEFLWRCILRKQLQKALAVMLGCMSVAILLAEATLLPSGVDLSLFSILINAVGKQEVLVQIAAFVPLMYMCLCTYYSLFKIGMLMFYSLTPRQTSAVSLLMICSMVARYAPPISYNFLNLIRLGGNAKTIFEKRMGNIDDAVPFFGKGFNKIYPLIMVVYTLLVASNFFGRVIDFFGSWKKIKFQSEEEDMDGFNPSGMIILQKERSWLEQGCKVGEQVIPLARNFNSTTTDVESGNPSLDKNIVEMKLTPSSKEDIKVGRSKNLKEEDQKYGNSRETMSNKYIAIRDQQNKSSHSGSKEISSTSVSLLEGGHSDNKQSNSSVATPSAGLASTWTSMKSGFQNFKANMGAKKFLPLRQVQGQAIHTRVSSSESLDEIFQRLKQRPKGGSGGSDIVDDDDDVDAANSGAAR; from the exons GAGTGGAAGTATTGTGGGCTTAGCCATGGCATGCTCAAATACATTTGGGCTTGTCACGGGTGCATTTCTTCTTGGCTTTGGTCTAAGTGAAATTCCAAGGAACATTTGGAGGAATGCAGATTGGACTCACCGTCAAAAGGTTCTCTCACATAGGGTTGCGAAAATGGCTTTAAAACTTGATGAGGCCCACCAAGATTTTTCAAACGCAATTGTT GTTGCACAAGCCACAtcaaatcaaatgtccaagcgTGATCCTCTAAGACCGTATATGGATGTTATTGATAAGATGTTGCATCAAATG TTAAGGGAAGATCCATCTTTTAAGCCTTCAGGCGGTAGACTAGGAGAAAATGATATGGATTATGATACTGATGATAAAACAATGGCTGCACTTAGACGTCAACTTAGGAAGGCTCGGGAGGAGTACTACAGATGCAAAAG tGAATATATGACTTATGTAATGGAAGCCCTTGAACTAGAAGATACTATTAAGAATTATGAGCGTCGCGATTCAAATGGATG GAAATACGTTTCAAGTTTTAGACCAAGCCGATCAGGCACACTAGGATCCTTTCTTGATATTATGG AATTCTTATGGCGTTGTATACTTAGAAAACAGCTTCAGAAAGCCTTGGCTGTGATGTTAGGTTGTATGTCAGTTGCCATCCTATTGGCTGAGGCGACTTTATTGCCAAGTGGGGttgatttatctcttttttccATTCTTATTAATGCTGTTGGAAAGCAGGAGGTCTTGGTCCAG ATTGCTGCATTTGTTCCTCTAATGTATATGTGCCTTTGCACATATTATTCATTATTCAAGATTGGAATGCTGATGTTTTATTCATTAACTCCAAGACAGACAAGCGCAGTCAGCTTGCTTATGATTTGCTC AATGGTAGCAAGATATGCACCtcctatttcttataatttcttGAATCTGATTCGTCTTGGCGGTAATGCCAAAACCATTTTTGAAAAG AGAATGGGTAATATTGACGATGCAGTACCTTTCTTTGGAAAGGGGTTTAACAAAATCTATCCACTTATTATGGTTGTGTACACCCTACTAGTTGCTAGCAATTTCTTTGGACgagtaattgatttttttggaAGCTGGAAAAAGATCAAATTTCAAAGCGAAGAGGAGGATATGGATGGGTTCAATCCATCTGGAATGATTATCCTTCAGAAAG AGAGGTCTTGGCTTGAACAAGGATGTAAAGTTGGCGAGCAAGTTATTCCATTGGCAAGAAATTTTAACAGTACAACTACAGATGTCGAATCAGGAAACCCATCCCTG GATAAAAACATAGTGGAGATGAAATTGACGCCTTCATCCAAGGAGGACATTAAAGTTGGTCGGTCGAAAAATCTCAAAGAAGAGGACCAAAAGTACGGTAACAGCCGTGAAACTATGTCGAACAAGTATATTGCTATAAGAGATCAGCAAAACAAGTCATCCCATTCAGGGTCCAAAGAGATATCATCGACTTCTGTATCTTTACTCGAGGGAGGCCATTCTGATAATAAGCAGTCTAATAGTTCAGTCGCCACCCCGTCAGCAGGGCTTGCCTCTACATGGACATCAATGAAGAGCGGCTTTCAGAATTTCAAAGCGAATATGGGAGCAAAGAAGTTTCTTCCTCTGCGGCAAGTTCAGGGCCAGGCTATTCATACTAGGGTCTCCTCTTCTGAGTCTCTCGATGAAATTTTTCAAAGATTAAAGCAGAGACCAAAGGGCGGGAGTGGTGGTTCTGACATtgtggatgatgatgatgatgtagaCGCAGCAAATTCAGGAGCAGCAAGATAG
- the LOC109706042 gene encoding uncharacterized protein LOC109706042 has protein sequence MGRSDNAEESRCKKHPKHREYTGVCPFCLRERLSHLSSPSFSSSVTYPSSSSAAASSSPCLSDSDSDFSSLTTSPVHPATKRSRLALLLREGAGSNAEPLKKCRSLILVVGRGTEEDDDDDDEGKERENCSKKKKKKKQKKKRFWSKFLSGPSVGREGGCTLTHSKTLKERPATKWVLFS, from the coding sequence atgggtagGAGTGATAATGCGGAGGAGAGCAGGTGCAAGAAGCACCCAAAGCACCGGGAGTACACTGGCGTGTGCCCATTTTGCCTCAGGGAGAGGCTCTCCcacctctcctccccctccttttcctcctccgtAACCtatccttcctcctcctctgccgccgcctcctcgtcGCCGTGTCTATCCgactccgactccgacttcTCCTCTCTGACCACCTCCCCCGTCCACCCCGCCACGAAGAGATCACGGCTTGCTCTTCTCCTCAGGGAAGGCGCGGGGTCGAACGCCGAGCCGCTGAAGAAGTGCCGGTCGCTGATTCTGGTGGTCGGGCGAGGgacggaggaggacgacgacgacgatgatgaagggaaggagagagagaactgcagcaagaaaaagaagaagaagaagcagaagaagaagaggttttGGTCCAAGTTTTTGAGCGGCCCCAGCGTGGGGAGGGAGGGAGGTTGCACCTTGACGCACTCCAAGACTCTCAAAGAGAGGCCGGCTACCAAGTGGGTGTTGTTCTCGTAG
- the LOC109706041 gene encoding probable DNA helicase MCM9, giving the protein MAVPGNPDAQIQAFASFLLRYHSPDLRSILLSPDPKLHYPLIISFAEILEFDPRLAHHLFSRPSDFLPLFDEAALRAHRVVLRGSDDLRGSACEKAYIHVRINVSGSPLECPETFPSIGRVRVKHRGFLLTLKGTVIRSGAVKMIEGEREYQCRKCRHRFKVYPEMETGNRVVLPTSCPSRGSKGCEGTHFQFVEDSMVCHDYQDIKIQESAQLLDIGSIPRSIPVVLMDDLVDIVKAGDDVVVTGVLSAKWSSDLKDVRCDLDPVLVANFVWRTNELKSEIDIPDDVMKKFKQFWSECRDTPLRGRNTILQGICPQIFGLFTVKLAVALTLIGGVQHVDASGMKIRGEPHMLLVGDPGTGKSQFLKFAAKLSNRSVITTGLGSTSAGLTVTAVKDGGEWMLEAGALVLADGGLCCIDEFDRFGSLNYILSISLLQLACLGEAEKTHDGLEHMWSLPMIRRYIHYVKQHFKPVLTKESEKVISSYYQLQRRSANHNVARTTVRMLESLIRLAQAHARLMFRDIVTQLDAIAAILCIESSMTTSAIVDSVGNALHSNFTDNPDQECILTF; this is encoded by the exons ATGGCGGTGCCCGGAAACCCCGATGCCCAAATCCAAGCTTTCGCCTCTTTCCTCCTTCGCTACCACTCCCCCGATCTCCGCTCCATCCTCCTCTCCCCCGATCCCAAGCTCCATTACCCTCTCATCATCAG CTTCGCCGAGATCCTTGAGTTCGACCCTAGACTCGCCCACCACCTCTTCTCCCGCCCTTCAGATTTCCTACCTCTCTTCGACGAAGCTGCTCTCCGCGCACAC CGCGTCGTTCTCAGGGGTTCGGACGATCTGAGGGGGAGCGCCTGCGAGAAGGCTTATATCCATGTCCGGATCAACGTCAGCGGATCTCCCTTGGAATGCCCTG AAACTTTTCCGAGCATCGGGAGGGTGAGGGTCAAGCATCGAGGGTTCCTTCTTACTCTGAAGGGGACAGTTATAAGATCCGGGGCAGTCAAGATGATAGAAGGGGAGCGGGAGTATCAGTGTAGGAAGTGCAGGCACAG ATTCAAAGTTTATCCGGAGATGGAGACTGGAAACCGTGTCGTCCTCCCTACTTCATGCCCATCCAGA GGGTCTAAAGGCTGCGAGGGGACACATTTCCAATTTGTGGAAGATAGTATGGTATGCCACGACTACCAAGACATAAAAATCCAAGAAAGCGCGCAACTTTTAGACATTGGATCAATTCCTCGTTCAATACCAGTGGTTTTAATGGATGATTTAGTTGACATTGTCAAAGCTGGAG ATGATGTCGTAGTGACTGGGGTTTTGTCAGCCAAGTGGTCATCGGACTTAAAGGACGTGCGTTGTGACCTTGATCCTGTGCTAGTTGCTAATTTTGTCTG GAGAACTAATGAATTGAAGTCGGAGATTGACATTCCTGATGATGTTATGAAGAAATTTAAGCAATTCTGGTCAGAATGTCGAGATACTCCATTGAGAG GAAGAAATACCATATTGCAGGGAATTTGTCCTCAAATCTTTGGGCTTTTCACAGTGAAGCTTGCAG TTGCTCTAACGTTGATTGGAGGAGTGCAACATGTTGATGCTTCGGGGATGAAGATTCGCGGAGAACCTCACATGCTTCTTGTTGGTGACCCAG GCACTGGAAAGTCTCAATTTCTGAAGTTTGCCGCTAAATTAAGCAACCGATCTGTGATTACAACTGGTTTGGGAAGCACCAGTGCAGGTTTAACTGTTACTGCTGTCAAGGACGGAG gGGAATGGATGCTTGAGGCTGGGGCACTTGTTTTGGCTGATGGTGGATTATGTTGCATAGACGAATTTGATAGGTTTGGTTCACTTAATTATATACTTAGTATCTCTCTGCTTCAACTT GCTTGTCT AGGTGAAGCAGAAAAAACACATGATGGCTTGGAACATATGTGGTCACTGCCAATGATTAGACG GTACATACACTATGTAAAGCAGCATTTTAAACCAGTGCTGACGAAGGAATCGGAAAAGGTTATCTCAAGTTACTATCAGCTGCAGCGGAGATCAGCAAACCATAATGTGGCTAGAACTACTGTACGGATGCTTGAGAGTTTGATAAGATTGGCCCAAG CACATGCAAGACTCATGTTTAGAGACATAGTAACGCAGCTGGATGCTATTGCGGCCATTTTATGCATCGAGTCCTCAATGACAACATCTGCCATTGTTGACAGTGTGGGAAATGCTTTGCACTCTAACTTCACTGATAACCCTGACCAGGAGTGTATCCTAACATTTTAG